A DNA window from Rhizobium jaguaris contains the following coding sequences:
- a CDS encoding oxidoreductase, which yields MRVWFITGASRGFGALIAQEALNAGDGVVATARNPAGLAENFGNHPNLLPVALDVSNEAQAHEAAAEAVKRFGKIDILLNNAGYGLLGAVEEATAEEIEKLYATNVFGLLKVTRAVLPHMRRQRSGHVINMSSVGGYQSFAGWGIYSSTKFAVEGLSEAMAAELQPLGIKVTVVEPGFFRTDFLDESSLAVSPSSIADYKDTPAGAMRDFAAGHNHGQPGDPARLAKSMITLAHSANPPLRMPFGTDTIGAIEAKNEYVAKELADWRELAASTDFPRDAG from the coding sequence ATGCGCGTTTGGTTCATCACGGGTGCATCCCGCGGCTTCGGCGCCCTCATCGCTCAAGAAGCTCTCAATGCTGGCGACGGCGTTGTCGCCACGGCCCGCAATCCTGCCGGGCTGGCCGAGAACTTCGGCAACCATCCGAACCTCCTGCCCGTCGCCCTCGACGTTTCGAACGAGGCGCAGGCCCATGAAGCTGCCGCGGAAGCCGTCAAGCGCTTCGGCAAGATCGACATTCTTCTCAACAACGCCGGCTACGGGCTGCTAGGTGCAGTGGAAGAGGCAACCGCCGAGGAAATCGAGAAGCTCTATGCGACGAACGTCTTCGGCCTGCTGAAGGTCACTCGCGCCGTGCTGCCGCATATGCGCCGGCAGCGTTCCGGTCATGTGATCAACATGTCCTCGGTCGGTGGCTATCAGAGCTTTGCCGGTTGGGGCATCTATTCTTCGACGAAGTTCGCAGTCGAAGGCCTCTCCGAAGCAATGGCGGCGGAACTGCAGCCGCTCGGCATCAAAGTCACCGTCGTCGAACCCGGCTTCTTCCGGACCGACTTCCTTGACGAAAGCTCGCTCGCCGTCAGCCCGAGTTCGATTGCCGACTACAAGGACACCCCTGCCGGCGCCATGCGCGATTTCGCAGCCGGTCACAACCACGGCCAGCCCGGCGATCCGGCACGGCTTGCAAAGTCTATGATCACGCTTGCACATTCGGCCAATCCGCCGCTACGCATGCCATTCGGCACCGATACGATCGGCGCGATCGAGGCGAAGAACGAGTATGTCGCCAAAGAACTGGCCGACTGGCGTGAACTGGCCGCCTCCACGGACTTCCCGAGAGACGCCGGATAA
- a CDS encoding LysR family transcriptional regulator, which yields MRRIRSTDLAIFLAIAQHRSFRKAAVELGVTASALSHSLRAIEERLDVRLVNRTTRGVGLTEAGERLFERIRPAFLDIDDALEDLDKFRSQPYGKLRINTPRPATKMVLLPIVSRFLKAYPAVEMEIVVDDGLVDMVSGGFDAGIRFGESIAADMIAIAIGPRQRTAIVGSPEHFQRFPKPVTPHDLKDHPCIRYRFPSGTYYRWEFERGGIELEIEVQGPLTLGDHEMMFDAAVNGSGLAFMFEDLVLPALQDGRLIRVLEDWCPYYPGFFLYYPSRRQLPTALRAFVDFVKSDSVRQS from the coding sequence ATGCGACGCATCCGTTCGACCGATCTGGCGATCTTCCTGGCCATTGCCCAACACCGCAGCTTCCGCAAGGCCGCGGTAGAGCTCGGTGTGACGGCTTCCGCGCTCAGTCATTCGCTGCGGGCGATCGAGGAACGTCTGGACGTGCGGCTGGTCAATCGCACCACCCGCGGCGTCGGGTTGACGGAGGCCGGCGAGCGCCTGTTCGAGCGCATCCGCCCGGCTTTCCTCGATATCGACGATGCGCTCGAGGATCTCGATAAATTCCGCAGCCAGCCCTACGGCAAACTGCGCATCAATACGCCGCGCCCCGCCACCAAGATGGTGTTGCTGCCGATCGTGTCACGGTTCTTGAAGGCTTATCCGGCGGTCGAAATGGAGATCGTGGTGGACGATGGGCTGGTGGATATGGTCTCCGGCGGCTTCGACGCCGGCATCCGGTTCGGAGAAAGCATCGCCGCCGATATGATAGCCATCGCCATCGGTCCTCGTCAGCGGACGGCGATCGTCGGCTCGCCCGAACATTTTCAACGTTTCCCCAAACCGGTCACGCCGCATGATCTGAAAGATCATCCCTGCATCCGCTACCGTTTCCCGAGCGGCACCTATTATCGCTGGGAATTCGAACGCGGTGGCATCGAGCTGGAGATTGAGGTACAAGGGCCGCTGACGCTCGGCGATCATGAGATGATGTTCGACGCCGCCGTCAACGGCTCCGGTCTTGCTTTCATGTTCGAGGATCTCGTGCTGCCGGCTTTGCAGGACGGCCGGCTGATCCGCGTGCTGGAAGACTGGTGCCCCTATTATCCCGGCTTCTTCCTCTATTATCCGAGCCGCCGGCAGTTGCCGACGGCCTTGCGCGCCTTTGTCGATTTCGTGAAGAGCGACAGTGTCCGCCAGAGCTAA
- a CDS encoding glutathione S-transferase, translating to MRLLCAPASPFSSKVRMAARHLGIELNEIHVDTNAGPAVLIDNNPLGKIPTLLTDDGEAIFDSRAIMHHFHRLKGKKLYPAKDGKRTEAEVLEALCDGTNECLLSIVYERRFRDQEKQHQPWIDRQWTKVSRTLTHLNAEPPKIGKKLHGGHFALASMLGYLQLRFEGQWEADHADLIDWARKFEKHFPDYQAMKPRQA from the coding sequence ATGAGACTTCTCTGCGCACCCGCTTCCCCCTTCTCCAGCAAGGTACGGATGGCAGCGCGCCATCTCGGCATCGAGCTTAACGAAATTCATGTCGATACCAATGCCGGTCCGGCCGTGCTGATCGATAACAATCCACTCGGCAAGATCCCGACGCTGCTGACCGACGACGGTGAAGCCATTTTCGACAGCCGCGCGATCATGCATCATTTCCATCGGCTGAAGGGCAAGAAGCTTTATCCGGCCAAGGACGGCAAGCGCACCGAGGCCGAAGTGCTGGAAGCGCTATGCGACGGCACCAACGAGTGCCTCTTGTCGATCGTCTACGAACGGCGTTTCCGCGATCAGGAGAAGCAGCATCAGCCCTGGATCGACCGGCAGTGGACGAAGGTGAGCCGCACACTGACCCATCTCAACGCCGAACCGCCGAAGATCGGCAAGAAGTTGCACGGCGGGCATTTCGCACTCGCATCCATGCTGGGCTATCTGCAACTGCGCTTCGAAGGACAGTGGGAAGCGGATCATGCTGACTTGATCGATTGGGCACGCAAGTTCGAGAAGCATTTTCCGGATTATCAGGCGATGAAGCCGCGGCAGGCCTAA